Proteins encoded together in one Chryseobacterium sp. G0201 window:
- a CDS encoding alpha/beta hydrolase: protein MSHILDIKTAGKPLEQAEKALIMIHGRGGSAQDILSLSQHLNVEDYALLAPQATNGTWYPLSFIAPVEQNEPWLLSAIETIGKTVKNALDSGIKPENIYFFGFSQGACLTLEFIARNAQKFGGAVAIIGGVIGDKINRENYKGDFAQTPIFLGTSNPDFHVPVERVYATANILREMNADVTEKFYANFGHSINQEEIELANTLIFK from the coding sequence ATGAGCCATATTTTAGATATTAAAACAGCAGGAAAACCTTTGGAACAAGCCGAAAAAGCTTTAATTATGATTCATGGCCGCGGAGGAAGCGCGCAGGATATTTTGAGTTTATCGCAACATTTAAACGTTGAAGATTATGCCTTACTAGCGCCACAAGCCACGAATGGAACTTGGTATCCGCTTTCATTTATTGCTCCTGTCGAACAAAACGAACCGTGGTTGTTATCAGCCATTGAAACGATTGGGAAAACAGTGAAAAATGCTTTAGATTCAGGAATTAAACCTGAAAATATTTATTTTTTCGGATTCTCGCAGGGCGCTTGTCTTACATTGGAATTTATAGCTCGAAATGCACAAAAATTTGGTGGGGCAGTAGCAATTATCGGTGGAGTTATCGGTGATAAAATTAACCGTGAAAATTATAAAGGCGATTTTGCTCAGACTCCAATTTTCCTGGGTACAAGCAATCCCGATTTTCATGTTCCGGTTGAAAGAGTGTATGCGACGGCCAATATTTTAAGAGAAATGAATGCCGATGTTACCGAAAAATTTTACGCTAATTTCGGACATTCTATTAATCAGGAAGAAATTGAATTGGCAAATACATTGATTTTTAAATAA
- a CDS encoding Na+/H+ antiporter, producing MHEDLLLILGLLLIVMLLVMLAQRIKIAYPIFLVLAGLGISLIPGVPVLKLDPEIIFLIFLPPLLYEAAWYTSWNDFWKWKRTIGLLAFGLVFLTSIVVAFASQALIPGFTLALGFLLGGIVSPPDAIAATTVLKGLKVPKRTIAMLEGESLINDASSLIVFRFALAAVMTGMFSMHEATGQFFLVAGMGVVVGIVGAHIFYAIHKFLPTTPAIDAALTVMTPYILFLSAEHFHFSGVMAVVSGGLFMSFRSHEIFKTGTTRINMTGVWNTLIFVMNALVFVLIGLELPDIINGLGETSLMEGIKYGLIISLIVIVVRLLWIYPVAHIPRWLSKKVRKDPSPGWKNPLIIGWAGMRGVVSLATALSIPVMMNDQAEFPLRNLIIFITFVVIFVTLVFQGLTLPLIIKITKIGEIDDILPSHEQQAAIQIRLDNLAVNRLNEKYESSLKSNSLVENFKNTIENDISVQKGHLSSLEMCTNRQNDLKEYHQIMLDIFALQRKELFKIKREKQFTDDEIRRAESQLDLNELKITGNKHL from the coding sequence ATGCACGAAGATTTACTTTTAATACTAGGACTTTTACTCATCGTTATGCTGCTTGTAATGCTGGCACAACGCATCAAAATAGCCTATCCGATATTCTTGGTATTGGCAGGATTGGGAATCAGCTTAATTCCCGGAGTTCCTGTTTTAAAACTAGATCCGGAAATTATCTTTCTGATATTTTTACCGCCACTTTTATACGAAGCGGCTTGGTACACTTCATGGAACGATTTCTGGAAATGGAAAAGAACCATCGGATTATTGGCTTTCGGACTGGTTTTTCTTACCTCAATTGTGGTGGCTTTTGCTTCTCAGGCATTGATCCCGGGATTTACATTAGCATTAGGATTTTTGTTGGGCGGAATTGTGTCACCACCTGACGCGATTGCGGCAACGACCGTTTTAAAGGGTTTGAAGGTTCCGAAAAGAACAATTGCGATGTTGGAAGGCGAAAGTCTCATCAATGACGCTTCATCACTGATCGTTTTCAGATTTGCTTTGGCAGCGGTGATGACGGGAATGTTTTCCATGCATGAAGCGACAGGTCAGTTTTTTCTCGTTGCAGGAATGGGTGTGGTAGTCGGAATTGTCGGAGCTCATATTTTCTACGCTATCCACAAATTTTTGCCGACAACTCCGGCGATAGATGCAGCATTAACGGTGATGACGCCTTATATTTTATTTCTGAGTGCTGAACATTTTCATTTTTCGGGAGTAATGGCGGTCGTAAGTGGAGGATTATTTATGTCTTTCCGTTCGCATGAAATTTTTAAAACGGGAACGACAAGAATCAATATGACCGGAGTCTGGAATACATTGATCTTTGTAATGAATGCCCTGGTTTTCGTTTTGATAGGACTTGAGCTTCCCGATATCATCAATGGTTTGGGCGAAACTTCATTAATGGAAGGCATAAAATATGGATTAATAATAAGCTTAATCGTGATTGTTGTTCGCTTGTTATGGATCTATCCGGTAGCTCATATTCCAAGGTGGTTGAGTAAAAAAGTACGAAAAGACCCAAGTCCGGGTTGGAAAAACCCTTTGATTATCGGTTGGGCAGGAATGCGTGGAGTGGTTTCTTTGGCTACAGCATTGTCAATCCCTGTGATGATGAATGATCAGGCAGAATTTCCTTTGAGAAACTTAATTATTTTCATAACGTTCGTTGTTATTTTTGTGACATTGGTTTTTCAGGGATTAACGCTTCCTTTGATTATTAAAATAACCAAAATTGGAGAAATTGATGATATTTTACCTTCTCATGAACAGCAGGCAGCCATTCAAATTAGGCTGGATAATCTTGCCGTAAATAGATTGAATGAAAAATATGAATCAAGTTTGAAAAGTAATAGTTTGGTTGAAAATTTTAAAAACACGATTGAGAATGATATTTCTGTCCAGAAAGGTCATTTAAGTTCTCTGGAAATGTGCACCAACAGACAGAATGATTTAAAAGAATATCATCAGATTATGCTCGATATTTTTGCCTTGCAGAGAAAAGAATTATTTAAAATTAAGAGAGAAAAACAGTTTACTGACGACGAAATCAGGAGAGCCGAATCTCAGTTAGATTTAAATGAATTAAAAATTACAGGCAACAAGCATTTGTAA
- a CDS encoding ring-cleaving dioxygenase: protein MPLITGLHHVTAITGDVQENIDFYIGVLGLRLIKKTVNFDYSDVYHFYFGDEFGTPGTIMTTFPYGKGLVNGRHGKGMLNTTAFSVSMDALDYWLNRLNQFNIPFKQPQERFSGEVFIYLEDFDGLGLELVFNDKDNRKGYYNGFIPKDYAIKGIHHVEIWLDSYERTGALLTNKMDHQLISETSDRFRFGTEDLPGKYVDLLCTPNALKGLAGRGTVHHVAFATPDAQSQLEMIEKLNEFGLQHTEVKDRKYFTSVYFKEPGGVLFEIATSGPGFDIDEELASLGEDLMLPEQFEEKREHLIEVLPKFIYPTEKFR from the coding sequence ATGCCACTTATAACAGGACTTCACCACGTTACAGCCATTACAGGCGATGTACAGGAAAATATAGACTTTTATATAGGAGTTTTAGGACTTCGATTAATAAAAAAGACGGTCAATTTTGATTATTCTGATGTTTATCACTTTTATTTTGGGGATGAATTCGGAACTCCGGGCACGATCATGACTACTTTCCCGTATGGAAAAGGATTGGTCAACGGACGACATGGCAAAGGAATGTTGAATACCACGGCTTTTTCGGTTTCTATGGATGCGTTGGATTATTGGTTGAATCGTTTGAATCAGTTTAATATCCCTTTCAAACAGCCTCAGGAAAGGTTTTCGGGAGAAGTTTTTATTTATCTTGAAGATTTTGACGGACTTGGGCTTGAATTGGTTTTTAATGATAAAGACAATCGAAAAGGCTACTACAACGGATTTATTCCAAAGGATTATGCTATCAAAGGAATTCATCACGTAGAAATCTGGCTAGATTCTTATGAAAGAACAGGAGCATTACTGACGAATAAAATGGATCATCAGCTGATCTCGGAAACTTCCGACAGATTCAGATTCGGAACAGAGGATCTTCCCGGAAAATATGTTGATTTATTGTGCACACCAAACGCTTTGAAAGGCTTGGCAGGAAGAGGAACCGTTCATCACGTTGCCTTTGCGACACCGGATGCGCAGTCACAACTTGAAATGATTGAAAAATTAAACGAATTCGGCTTACAGCATACCGAAGTGAAAGACAGAAAATATTTCACTTCAGTATATTTTAAAGAACCGGGAGGCGTTTTATTTGAGATCGCCACTTCAGGTCCGGGATTCGATATTGATGAAGAATTAGCTTCATTAGGAGAAGATTTAATGCTTCCGGAGCAGTTTGAAGAAAAAAGAGAACATTTAATTGAAGTTCTCCCAAAATTTATTTACCCAACAGAAAAATTCAGATAA
- a CDS encoding pirin family protein, whose translation MDRKDFLKKGLLGTGMFVASASLGNTMKNEIDEIEPLEPIGYNHLPNPESKIKDNSVIHKADSRGKADHGWLVSNHTFSFANYHNPERMHFGVLRVLNDDKVEAGRGFGTHPHDNMEIISIPLEGDLEHKDSMGNSAIIKSGDIQVMSAGTGIMHSEFNKNADSLVKFLQIWVYPNKRNVTPRYDQITLDKTKSKNKFQQILSPNADDEGVWIHQDAWFHLGNFENNIETNYQIKKKGNGVYAFILKGSAEIEGQQLETRDGFGVWDISNLNIKATAENTEILLMEVPMTM comes from the coding sequence ATGGACAGAAAAGATTTTTTAAAGAAAGGTTTACTAGGAACAGGAATGTTTGTAGCATCCGCATCATTGGGAAATACAATGAAAAACGAGATCGATGAGATCGAACCGTTAGAACCGATCGGATACAATCATTTACCGAATCCTGAGTCAAAAATCAAAGATAATTCTGTGATTCATAAAGCAGATTCAAGAGGAAAGGCAGACCACGGATGGTTGGTAAGCAATCATACATTCAGTTTTGCGAATTATCATAATCCGGAAAGAATGCATTTTGGCGTATTGAGAGTTCTTAATGATGATAAAGTAGAAGCGGGAAGAGGTTTCGGAACGCATCCTCACGACAATATGGAAATCATCAGTATCCCGTTGGAAGGTGATTTGGAGCATAAAGACAGCATGGGGAATTCTGCTATTATTAAAAGTGGAGATATCCAGGTGATGAGTGCCGGAACGGGAATTATGCACAGTGAATTCAATAAAAATGCAGACAGTTTAGTTAAATTCCTTCAGATTTGGGTATATCCAAATAAAAGAAATGTTACTCCGAGATATGATCAGATCACTTTAGATAAAACAAAAAGTAAAAACAAATTTCAGCAAATATTATCTCCAAATGCTGATGACGAAGGAGTTTGGATTCATCAGGATGCATGGTTTCACTTAGGGAATTTTGAAAATAATATTGAGACTAATTATCAGATCAAGAAAAAAGGAAATGGGGTATATGCTTTCATTTTAAAAGGTAGCGCAGAGATCGAAGGTCAGCAATTGGAAACGAGAGACGGATTCGGAGTTTGGGATATTTCAAATTTAAATATTAAAGCAACAGCAGAGAATACGGAGATTCTATTAATGGAAGTTCCGATGACGATGTAA
- a CDS encoding GNAT family N-acetyltransferase has protein sequence MERTEVVLGNVKGEVQLFSDDNKAGKMDISVIGKKLTVYHTEVNEEYAGKGFAKILLEKLVSYAIENDLKIVPLCPYVHAQFKRNPEQYNDVWLKEEL, from the coding sequence ATGGAAAGAACAGAAGTAGTTTTAGGAAATGTAAAAGGAGAAGTTCAGCTTTTCTCAGACGATAACAAAGCAGGAAAAATGGATATCTCAGTGATCGGAAAAAAATTAACCGTTTATCACACAGAAGTTAATGAAGAGTATGCAGGAAAAGGTTTCGCAAAAATATTATTAGAAAAACTGGTTTCCTACGCAATAGAAAATGATTTGAAAATTGTACCATTGTGTCCGTACGTTCACGCACAATTCAAACGCAATCCTGAACAATATAATGACGTTTGGTTGAAAGAGGAATTGTAA
- a CDS encoding PaaI family thioesterase produces MTPEKKQLITDSFNRSETLKFYKAELLEVDTDFISMKIPKMELMTRKAGMFNGAMIASLVDVSSGYAAVSHYEQDCYVVTVELKVNYLRPAIGDALVSKSYVVKGGAKISVIRTEIYVVDENGGSESHVATSLVTMMKIK; encoded by the coding sequence ATGACACCCGAGAAAAAACAACTCATCACCGACAGCTTCAACCGTTCAGAAACCTTAAAATTCTACAAAGCAGAATTACTTGAAGTCGACACCGATTTCATCTCCATGAAAATTCCAAAGATGGAACTCATGACCAGAAAAGCAGGAATGTTCAACGGAGCAATGATCGCATCTTTGGTTGATGTATCTTCAGGATATGCGGCGGTGAGCCATTATGAACAGGATTGTTATGTAGTGACGGTAGAATTAAAAGTGAATTATTTAAGACCTGCAATCGGTGATGCTTTAGTTTCAAAATCTTATGTGGTGAAAGGTGGTGCGAAAATAAGTGTCATCAGAACAGAGATTTATGTGGTTGATGAAAATGGAGGCTCAGAAAGTCATGTGGCGACTTCTTTGGTGACAATGATGAAGATAAAATAG
- a CDS encoding ring-cleaving dioxygenase — protein MENRILGLHHITAIADNAKRNLDFYTQVLGLRLVKKTVNFDDPGTYHFYFGNETGTPGTILTFFPWEGIGKGTNGGGLATHIGYSVPKGSLEFWKNRFQQFNVNVEEGEIFGEKMISFKDPDGLQLQFIESSTPDDRKVWTTDDIKDENALKGFHNVTLTLKKADPTIKVLTDILGYDLQKHEGERFRFATDSIETANLIDIIQNDKIVAGRNAAGTNHHIAFRVKDDNVLMEYREKVMSAGLNITPKIDRDYFYSLYFREPGGVLFEIATDNPGFTVDEPLNELGTHLKLPKQHETLRKKIVEVLPKLS, from the coding sequence ATGGAAAATAGAATTTTAGGATTACATCACATAACAGCGATCGCTGACAACGCAAAAAGAAATCTTGATTTTTATACTCAGGTTTTAGGATTGAGATTGGTAAAGAAAACGGTAAACTTTGATGATCCGGGAACATATCACTTTTATTTCGGAAACGAAACAGGAACTCCGGGAACAATTTTAACTTTCTTTCCCTGGGAAGGAATAGGAAAAGGAACAAACGGAGGCGGATTGGCAACTCACATCGGATATTCAGTTCCAAAAGGAAGCTTGGAATTTTGGAAAAACCGTTTTCAACAGTTCAATGTCAATGTTGAAGAAGGCGAAATTTTTGGTGAAAAAATGATCTCCTTTAAAGATCCGGATGGTTTACAGTTACAGTTCATCGAATCTTCAACTCCGGATGACAGAAAAGTTTGGACAACCGATGATATTAAAGATGAAAATGCTTTAAAAGGTTTCCATAATGTGACTTTAACATTGAAAAAAGCAGATCCAACGATCAAAGTTTTGACAGATATTTTAGGATATGATCTTCAAAAACACGAAGGTGAAAGATTTCGTTTCGCAACAGATTCAATAGAAACGGCAAATTTGATTGATATTATTCAAAACGATAAAATTGTTGCGGGAAGAAACGCTGCGGGGACCAATCACCACATTGCTTTCCGTGTAAAAGACGACAATGTTTTAATGGAATACCGTGAAAAAGTAATGTCAGCAGGATTAAATATCACTCCAAAAATCGACAGAGATTATTTCTACTCATTGTATTTCCGTGAACCGGGTGGAGTTTTATTCGAAATAGCAACCGACAACCCGGGATTCACTGTTGATGAACCTTTGAATGAATTGGGAACTCACTTAAAACTTCCAAAACAACACGAAACTTTGCGTAAAAAAATAGTTGAGGTTTTACCGAAGTTATCATAG
- a CDS encoding methionine ABC transporter ATP-binding protein, which translates to MIEIKNISKTFHQKKQSFKALDDVSLNVEQGDIVGIIGFSGAGKSTLIRTVNLLEKPDHGQIIINGNDFTKLNSRQLAKERKKIGMIFQHFNLLSSRTVFENVALPLELDNNNKSDIQNKVNELLKIVGLEDKANDYPKSLSGGQKQRVAIARALANDPYLLLCDEATSALDPATTQSILQLLRDINLRLGITILLITHEMEVIKSICNHVAVIDKGKLLAKGTLSEIISNKDNPIIKQFLNSGVMTIPQELNKKLQKEPQAGLFPLVEIEIDEHISVENLLSIIYDKYKIPYKLLKADVEYLGDSNFGKLLLQLQGEDEENQKAIYYFNQNKIQNTVKGYA; encoded by the coding sequence ATGATAGAAATAAAGAACATCTCAAAAACATTTCATCAAAAAAAGCAATCTTTTAAGGCGTTGGATGATGTAAGTCTGAATGTTGAACAAGGAGATATTGTAGGAATCATCGGTTTTTCAGGAGCAGGAAAAAGCACGCTGATCAGAACCGTCAATTTATTGGAAAAACCAGATCATGGACAAATTATTATTAACGGAAATGATTTTACAAAACTTAATTCAAGACAATTAGCAAAAGAGCGAAAAAAAATCGGAATGATTTTCCAGCATTTTAATCTGCTTTCTTCAAGAACCGTTTTTGAAAATGTAGCACTTCCTTTAGAATTAGATAACAATAATAAATCGGATATTCAAAATAAAGTAAACGAATTACTAAAAATCGTAGGATTGGAGGACAAAGCGAATGATTACCCTAAAAGTCTTTCGGGCGGACAAAAACAAAGAGTGGCCATCGCAAGAGCACTTGCCAACGATCCGTATCTCCTGCTTTGTGACGAAGCGACGAGTGCGCTGGATCCGGCAACAACTCAATCTATTTTACAGTTATTGAGAGATATTAATCTAAGGTTGGGAATTACTATTTTATTGATTACTCACGAAATGGAAGTTATCAAATCGATTTGTAACCACGTCGCCGTGATAGACAAAGGAAAACTTTTAGCAAAAGGAACTTTAAGCGAGATCATCTCTAATAAAGACAATCCGATCATCAAACAATTTTTAAACTCAGGTGTTATGACTATACCACAAGAATTGAATAAAAAACTACAAAAAGAACCACAAGCAGGATTATTTCCACTTGTCGAAATAGAAATTGACGAACATATATCTGTTGAAAATCTTCTTTCAATAATCTATGACAAATATAAAATTCCATACAAGCTTTTGAAAGCTGATGTAGAATATCTTGGGGATTCAAATTTCGGGAAATTATTACTACAGCTTCAGGGTGAAGATGAAGAAAACCAAAAAGCAATCTATTATTTTAATCAGAATAAAATTCAAAATACAGTAAAAGGTTATGCTTAG
- a CDS encoding type IA DNA topoisomerase gives MKLCIAEKPSVARDIAKVLGATTPKQGYMEGNGYCVTWTFGHLCTLKEPHDYGPQYKSWNLFLLPIIPNNFGIKLIPNKGVENQFKVIERLVEECDEVINCGDAGQEGELIQRWVLQKAKCNKPIQRLWISSLTEEAIKEGFENLKPAEDYKNLYLAGNARAIGDWLLGINATRLFTKKFGGNKVVLSIGRVQTPTLAMLVQRQKEIDAFNTEEYWELKTKYRDVIFNAAIDRLKTLDRAEKGLEYLKVNPFEIVSFEIKEGKEKNPRLFDLTGLQVEANKKYGYSADSTLKYIQSLYEKKHVTYPRVDTTYLSESLYPKIEGILRKMYFYQELVAPLLEAPIPKSKTVFDDAKVTDHHAIIPTEVPPSQNLTREEKLVYDLIAKRFISVFYPECKISNTLVEGKVGTIPFKTSGRQILEPGWRAVYAKDAKEEPTDKEKDKEEEQTIPEFVAGETGPHDPMIHQGKTSPPKPYTEATLLRAMETAGKQVEDEELRELLKNNGIGRPSTRANIIETLFKRQYIEKKRKNLIATQTGIQLIDTIEDELLKSPELTGEWELKLRKIESGEYEANQFKEELIQMVTELTKKVVDGKGKVIMLQEEEKVVEKKKREPAVKKELQTWEETKCPKCKEHNLIKGKTAVGCSDFKNCGFKISFDIFGKKISDKQLLDLVLKGKTSKLKGFTTHPESLAEGILSLDENFQTLLN, from the coding sequence ATGAAACTTTGTATTGCCGAAAAACCCAGTGTTGCCAGAGATATCGCCAAAGTATTGGGCGCAACTACGCCTAAACAGGGCTATATGGAAGGAAACGGCTATTGTGTGACATGGACGTTCGGACATCTTTGTACCCTGAAAGAACCTCACGATTACGGACCTCAGTACAAATCCTGGAATCTGTTTTTACTGCCAATTATTCCAAATAATTTCGGGATCAAATTAATTCCAAACAAAGGCGTTGAAAATCAGTTTAAAGTAATTGAAAGATTGGTTGAAGAATGTGATGAGGTCATCAATTGCGGGGATGCCGGGCAGGAGGGAGAACTCATTCAGCGTTGGGTTTTGCAGAAAGCAAAATGCAACAAACCGATTCAGCGTTTATGGATTTCTTCCCTTACCGAAGAAGCCATTAAAGAAGGTTTTGAAAACCTTAAACCAGCCGAAGATTACAAAAATCTCTATCTCGCAGGAAATGCAAGAGCGATTGGCGACTGGTTACTGGGAATCAATGCGACCCGACTTTTCACCAAAAAGTTTGGCGGAAATAAAGTGGTGCTTTCTATCGGAAGAGTGCAGACTCCGACGTTGGCGATGTTGGTTCAGCGTCAGAAAGAGATCGATGCTTTTAACACCGAAGAATACTGGGAGCTTAAAACCAAATACCGTGACGTTATTTTCAACGCTGCGATTGACCGTTTAAAAACATTAGACCGCGCCGAAAAAGGATTGGAATATCTTAAAGTCAATCCTTTTGAGATCGTTTCTTTTGAAATTAAAGAAGGAAAAGAAAAAAATCCAAGGCTTTTTGACCTGACCGGACTTCAGGTGGAAGCCAACAAAAAATATGGCTACTCTGCAGACAGCACCTTAAAATATATTCAAAGTCTTTACGAGAAAAAGCACGTGACCTATCCGCGTGTTGATACAACGTATCTATCGGAAAGTTTGTATCCGAAAATTGAAGGTATTCTTCGAAAAATGTATTTTTATCAGGAGTTGGTAGCGCCTTTATTAGAAGCACCGATTCCAAAGTCGAAGACTGTTTTTGATGATGCGAAAGTTACAGATCACCATGCCATTATTCCAACGGAAGTTCCGCCTTCTCAGAATTTGACGAGGGAAGAAAAACTGGTGTATGATCTGATTGCGAAACGTTTTATTTCAGTTTTTTATCCTGAATGTAAAATTTCAAATACGTTGGTGGAAGGTAAAGTAGGAACCATTCCATTCAAAACAAGTGGAAGACAGATTCTTGAACCGGGCTGGAGAGCCGTGTATGCAAAAGATGCCAAAGAAGAACCGACTGATAAAGAAAAAGATAAGGAAGAGGAACAAACCATTCCTGAATTTGTTGCCGGAGAAACCGGACCGCATGATCCGATGATTCACCAGGGAAAAACGTCGCCGCCAAAGCCTTACACAGAAGCAACTCTTCTGAGAGCAATGGAAACTGCCGGGAAACAAGTCGAGGACGAAGAACTTCGAGAACTTTTAAAAAATAACGGGATCGGAAGACCATCAACCCGAGCCAACATCATAGAAACGCTTTTCAAAAGGCAATATATTGAAAAGAAAAGAAAAAATCTGATTGCCACCCAAACCGGAATTCAGTTGATCGATACGATTGAAGATGAATTGCTGAAAAGCCCAGAATTAACAGGTGAATGGGAATTAAAACTTCGTAAAATTGAAAGCGGTGAATATGAAGCCAATCAGTTCAAAGAAGAATTGATCCAAATGGTGACAGAACTGACCAAAAAAGTGGTTGACGGAAAAGGAAAAGTCATCATGTTGCAGGAAGAAGAAAAAGTAGTTGAAAAGAAAAAGCGAGAGCCTGCCGTAAAAAAAGAACTTCAGACTTGGGAAGAAACCAAATGTCCAAAGTGTAAAGAACATAATTTAATCAAAGGAAAAACGGCTGTTGGCTGTTCTGATTTTAAAAATTGTGGCTTTAAAATCTCTTTCGATATTTTCGGGAAAAAGATTTCGGATAAACAGCTTTTAGATTTAGTTTTAAAAGGAAAAACCTCAAAACTGAAAGGATTTACAACACATCCGGAAAGTTTGGCGGAGGGAATTTTATCTTTGGATGAAAATTTTCAAACTCTTTTAAATTAA
- a CDS encoding Crp/Fnr family transcriptional regulator, which yields MFENIIKNVTRFINISKEEEKFFTDLLTCETIPKKTVLLREGEVCQFEGYIQKGCVRVYYLDDNGFEVTILFAIEDWWTSDIASFQEQKPSKLYIETLEDSEIYMLNPTTKEKLLKEYPKFERVFRMLVQRNLSTLQNRLVNTISKSASDRYLEFVKVYPTIPQRVPQYYIASYLGVSKEFVSTIRKRLATKEK from the coding sequence ATGTTCGAAAATATCATCAAAAACGTAACACGATTCATCAATATTAGTAAAGAAGAAGAAAAATTTTTCACAGATCTACTCACTTGCGAGACCATTCCAAAGAAGACCGTTTTATTAAGAGAAGGAGAGGTTTGCCAGTTTGAAGGGTATATTCAAAAAGGCTGCGTGAGGGTATATTACCTTGATGATAATGGTTTTGAAGTGACCATTTTATTTGCCATTGAAGACTGGTGGACGAGTGATATTGCCTCATTTCAGGAACAGAAGCCATCAAAATTATATATTGAAACACTGGAAGATTCAGAAATTTATATGCTGAATCCTACAACGAAAGAGAAATTGTTGAAAGAATATCCGAAATTTGAAAGAGTTTTCAGAATGTTGGTTCAAAGAAATTTATCAACCCTTCAAAATCGTTTGGTGAATACCATTTCAAAAAGTGCCTCAGACCGATATTTAGAATTTGTGAAAGTATATCCTACAATCCCACAAAGAGTTCCGCAGTATTATATTGCCTCTTACCTTGGGGTTTCAAAAGAATTTGTGAGCACGATCCGAAAACGTTTGGCTACAAAGGAAAAATAA
- a CDS encoding M17 family peptidase N-terminal domain-containing protein: MKNFILSFVAGLLSLTLTAQNTTPVGTSKNWGSVDGISMIGLVQGPSSADAQLQVACVFEYTENDIHSAQALPVNLNGLVHLDEALKGEFTKIRQSGQFQGYSLETILITPPAGSMSAKKLLLIGLGDRNKFTPELMTSVGEVAAREAMRLGVTNFAFASDLKDAGIDSLTALVAGNVVKGIVLASRSETYLKEHKLSNTKKLEKVYLLAGPSFFEVAGGGIKNAIEEMNKK; the protein is encoded by the coding sequence ATGAAAAATTTCATTTTATCATTTGTCGCAGGTTTACTATCATTGACATTAACTGCTCAAAATACTACCCCTGTCGGAACATCAAAAAACTGGGGCTCCGTTGACGGAATTTCAATGATCGGACTGGTTCAGGGACCATCTTCCGCAGATGCTCAATTACAGGTTGCCTGTGTCTTCGAGTATACGGAAAACGACATTCACAGTGCTCAGGCATTACCTGTCAACCTCAACGGATTAGTCCATTTGGATGAAGCATTAAAAGGCGAATTTACCAAAATCAGACAGTCAGGGCAATTTCAGGGATATTCATTGGAAACAATTTTAATTACGCCTCCGGCAGGTTCTATGTCAGCAAAAAAACTCCTGTTGATTGGCTTGGGAGACCGTAATAAATTCACTCCCGAACTGATGACTTCCGTAGGAGAAGTGGCGGCTCGTGAAGCGATGAGATTAGGGGTAACCAATTTCGCTTTTGCCAGCGACCTGAAAGATGCCGGAATTGATTCTCTAACTGCTTTGGTAGCCGGAAATGTAGTAAAAGGGATTGTATTGGCTAGCCGTTCTGAAACTTACTTAAAGGAACATAAATTATCCAATACCAAAAAATTAGAAAAAGTATATCTGTTGGCAGGACCGTCTTTCTTTGAAGTTGCAGGCGGCGGAATTAAAAATGCCATTGAAGAAATGAATAAAAAATAA